Proteins from a genomic interval of Flammeovirgaceae bacterium SG7u.111:
- a CDS encoding right-handed parallel beta-helix repeat-containing protein, translating to MRTKFYLGIFLLLSSCLFFNSCTQQSPFDSGKIYVSPKGSDDNMGSKDSPFATPFGAKQYIAFQKLSHELPEGGIEVIFREGTYFLGQPLQFTSTDGGHEQAPITYKAFEGEKVVFSGGQEIGGWENVEPGLWKVELPEVKDGMWHFRQLFADGKRLTRARIPNEGYFTTEGALKKYQLEIKPWDFEGRTTLFNNEIEAFCGFEYQEGNMPYIAEEDYLNAEVLTHHSWESSWQTVCKIDEGNNEIYFNTPSWCPVGFFGEEGKHVRFRIENVKSALDEPGEWYLDLLNGELFYLAKEGENVPEISFIAPVLENLITVEAFSSSDKPIEHIRFENIQFSHTAYPMGIYVNSGHYMMEGKLENGPFTLTMWPDHAIDQGVDLPRYANPGYMEPQAALNSGQAVLISDAENVVFLECQFNQLGGYAINIGRRSKQITIDACEISDLGSGGIRLGMWVKDVKRANLKSDIIPRQNIISNTKIHDIGKVHAGAVGIWLAQSMENQVVNNELYNMPYSGISLGWTWNEAETFTHQNYIAYNHIHHVMQTLTDGGGIYTLGKMNGSILKENYIHDIKRAKGAVGSFSNGMFFDQSSQLLTVEGNVIEQVENDKVRFNQTSADKMIWEKNYLDDSSGEKDEVQKVVQKAGVQKDA from the coding sequence ATGAGAACCAAATTCTATTTGGGAATATTTCTATTGTTATCTTCCTGTCTTTTTTTTAATTCTTGTACACAACAATCCCCTTTCGATTCTGGTAAAATTTATGTTTCCCCAAAGGGTAGCGATGACAATATGGGCTCCAAAGATTCGCCTTTTGCTACACCATTTGGAGCGAAACAATACATTGCTTTCCAGAAACTAAGCCATGAACTTCCCGAAGGGGGTATCGAAGTCATTTTTAGAGAGGGCACGTACTTTTTAGGGCAACCTCTCCAGTTTACTTCTACCGATGGTGGGCATGAGCAAGCGCCTATCACCTACAAAGCCTTTGAAGGTGAAAAAGTAGTGTTTAGTGGTGGTCAAGAAATCGGAGGTTGGGAAAATGTAGAGCCTGGGCTTTGGAAGGTCGAATTGCCAGAGGTAAAAGATGGCATGTGGCATTTCAGGCAGCTTTTTGCCGATGGAAAAAGGCTTACAAGGGCAAGAATCCCCAATGAAGGCTATTTCACGACCGAAGGGGCACTCAAGAAATACCAACTGGAAATTAAGCCTTGGGATTTTGAAGGTAGGACAACCCTTTTTAACAATGAGATAGAAGCTTTTTGCGGTTTCGAATACCAAGAGGGAAATATGCCTTACATAGCCGAGGAAGATTACCTCAATGCCGAAGTGCTTACTCACCATAGCTGGGAGTCTTCTTGGCAGACTGTCTGCAAAATAGATGAAGGCAATAATGAAATATATTTCAATACGCCGTCTTGGTGTCCTGTTGGGTTCTTTGGCGAGGAAGGCAAACATGTCCGTTTCAGAATAGAAAATGTAAAATCAGCATTGGACGAACCAGGGGAATGGTATTTGGACTTACTCAATGGTGAGCTCTTTTACCTTGCCAAAGAAGGTGAAAATGTACCAGAAATAAGCTTTATAGCCCCAGTTCTTGAAAACCTGATTACAGTAGAAGCATTTAGTTCTAGCGATAAGCCCATTGAACATATCCGTTTCGAAAACATCCAATTTAGCCATACGGCTTATCCTATGGGTATTTATGTGAACTCAGGGCATTATATGATGGAAGGGAAGTTGGAAAACGGCCCTTTCACACTTACTATGTGGCCTGATCATGCAATAGATCAAGGTGTCGATTTGCCTAGGTATGCGAATCCAGGTTATATGGAGCCTCAAGCTGCGCTCAATTCGGGGCAAGCAGTGTTGATTAGCGATGCGGAAAATGTGGTGTTTTTAGAATGTCAGTTCAACCAACTTGGTGGCTATGCTATTAATATAGGTAGGAGAAGTAAGCAAATAACCATTGATGCTTGTGAAATATCGGATCTTGGTAGCGGTGGAATTAGGTTAGGCATGTGGGTGAAAGACGTGAAAAGAGCTAACCTGAAATCAGATATTATTCCCCGCCAAAATATTATCAGCAATACTAAAATCCATGACATTGGGAAAGTCCATGCAGGAGCAGTAGGGATTTGGCTGGCGCAATCTATGGAAAACCAAGTAGTAAATAATGAGTTATATAATATGCCTTACTCAGGGATCAGCCTTGGCTGGACATGGAATGAGGCAGAAACATTTACCCATCAAAACTATATTGCCTACAACCACATCCACCACGTAATGCAGACGCTGACAGATGGGGGTGGAATTTATACTTTGGGAAAAATGAATGGGAGTATTTTGAAAGAGAACTATATTCATGATATCAAAAGAGCAAAAGGAGCTGTTGGCTCATTCAGCAATGGTATGTTTTTCGACCAATCTAGCCAGTTGCTAACCGTAGAAGGTAATGTCATAGAACAGGTAGAAAATGATAAAGTTCGCTTTAATCAGACAAGTGCCGACAAAATGATTTGGGAAAAAAATTATTTAGATGATTCGTCAGGAGAGAAAGACGAGGTACAAAAAGTAGTTCAAAAAGCTGGGGTTCAAAAAGATGCCTAA
- a CDS encoding isoprenyl transferase, with product MTELSDKKNIPSHIAVIMDGNGRWAKKKGNVRIFGHQNAVKAVRETTENSARLGVKFLTLYAFSTENWNRPQSEVNALMKLLVSTIRAETPTLSKNKIRLNAIGDIEALPKSCQRELAEAIEITKGNDGMVLTLALSYSGRWDIVQAMNKLVEDAKNGKLDKQELTEADLRNYMSTAQLPDPELMIRTSGEMRISNFLLWELAYAELFFTDVLWPDFRKEHLYEAIEVFQKRERRFGKISEQLQSDNK from the coding sequence ATGACCGAGCTTAGCGATAAAAAAAATATACCTAGCCACATTGCCGTGATCATGGACGGTAATGGGCGATGGGCAAAGAAAAAGGGGAATGTGAGGATTTTTGGTCACCAGAACGCTGTGAAAGCGGTGCGTGAAACCACAGAAAACTCTGCGAGGTTGGGGGTGAAATTCTTGACACTGTATGCGTTTTCTACCGAAAACTGGAACAGACCTCAAAGTGAAGTGAATGCGCTCATGAAACTATTGGTTTCGACCATAAGGGCAGAAACGCCGACACTTTCCAAAAATAAAATAAGGCTTAATGCCATTGGCGATATTGAAGCTTTGCCAAAAAGTTGCCAAAGAGAACTTGCCGAGGCCATCGAAATTACTAAGGGAAATGACGGGATGGTACTGACACTAGCTTTAAGTTATAGCGGTCGCTGGGATATTGTACAGGCGATGAATAAGCTAGTGGAGGATGCAAAAAACGGTAAGTTAGATAAACAAGAACTAACAGAAGCTGACCTAAGGAACTACATGAGCACGGCTCAATTGCCAGATCCCGAACTGATGATCAGGACAAGCGGAGAGATGAGGATTAGCAATTTTCTCTTGTGGGAGCTTGCTTATGCAGAACTATTTTTCACCGATGTTTTGTGGCCAGACTTTAGAAAAGAACATCTTTATGAAGCGATAGAGGTTTTCCAAAAAAGAGAAAGGCGATTTGGAAAGATCAGTGAACAGCTTCAATCAGATAATAAGTAA
- a CDS encoding OmpH family outer membrane protein — MKKSFLVLSFLMLSAAASVFAQEGLKIAYVNSDSVVRSLPEFKTKSKELESYGKQLQAQLQSKSKEYETKLAELKANYNTWIPDVIEDKTLELQQLEASIQQFTQKSQQNLQKKEQDAMGPIYEKVQEGIEAVAKEKDLDFVVQQQLFIFAKPQFDITTDVITKVGGVPE, encoded by the coding sequence ATGAAAAAAAGTTTTTTAGTATTAAGCTTTCTGATGCTATCAGCTGCAGCAAGTGTGTTTGCCCAAGAAGGGTTGAAAATAGCTTATGTAAATTCAGATAGTGTAGTACGTTCTTTACCTGAGTTTAAGACAAAGTCTAAGGAGCTTGAGTCTTACGGAAAACAACTTCAAGCCCAGTTACAGTCTAAAAGCAAAGAGTATGAAACAAAGCTTGCTGAATTAAAAGCAAATTACAATACTTGGATTCCTGATGTGATTGAAGACAAAACCTTAGAGTTACAGCAGTTAGAAGCAAGTATTCAGCAGTTTACTCAGAAATCTCAGCAGAATCTCCAAAAGAAGGAGCAAGATGCAATGGGTCCAATTTATGAGAAAGTACAGGAAGGAATTGAAGCTGTAGCCAAAGAGAAAGATCTTGATTTTGTGGTTCAGCAGCAGTTGTTCATTTTCGCTAAGCCTCAGTTCGATATCACAACTGACGTGATCACCAAAGTAGGGGGTGTACCTGAATAG
- a CDS encoding creatininase family protein, with protein MSAACDGPRPYILAETNWKTVKDTDYTVAILPWGATEAHNYHLPYATDTIQCDYVAAEAAKKAWDQGAKPIVLPTVPFGLNTGQLDVKLCLNMNMSTQLAVLKDLVDVLNRHGIDKLIIMNGHGGNHFKQQIRELSFYYPEIFVCAIDWFKAVDWNKYFEEPGDHAGEMETSCMQLMAPHLTLPLEEAGEGKAKTFRIKAFKEGWASAQRQWTKVTEDTGVGNPGKATPEKARKYVGDVTDKIAELIVELSTADVDDLYE; from the coding sequence ATGTCAGCAGCTTGCGATGGACCTAGACCTTATATTTTAGCAGAAACGAATTGGAAAACGGTGAAGGACACCGACTACACCGTGGCTATTTTGCCTTGGGGAGCTACCGAGGCGCACAATTATCATCTCCCCTATGCTACCGATACTATCCAGTGCGATTATGTAGCTGCCGAGGCGGCAAAAAAAGCGTGGGATCAGGGAGCAAAGCCGATTGTGCTACCAACAGTCCCTTTTGGCTTGAACACGGGCCAGCTCGATGTGAAGCTCTGCCTAAATATGAACATGAGCACGCAACTAGCTGTGCTGAAAGACTTGGTGGATGTCCTGAACCGCCATGGGATCGATAAGCTCATCATTATGAACGGGCATGGTGGGAATCATTTCAAACAACAAATCCGTGAGCTTTCCTTCTATTATCCAGAAATATTTGTCTGTGCAATAGATTGGTTCAAAGCGGTAGATTGGAACAAGTATTTTGAAGAGCCTGGCGACCATGCAGGGGAAATGGAGACGAGCTGCATGCAATTGATGGCCCCGCATCTGACCCTTCCGCTGGAAGAAGCGGGCGAAGGAAAAGCAAAGACATTTAGGATAAAGGCATTTAAGGAAGGCTGGGCTTCTGCACAAAGGCAATGGACGAAGGTAACGGAAGATACGGGGGTGGGAAATCCGGGAAAAGCGACTCCTGAAAAGGCGAGAAAGTATGTGGGGGATGTGACGGATAAAATAGCTGAGTTAATAGTGGAGCTTTCTACAGCAGATGTGGATGATTTGTATGAGTAG
- the bamA gene encoding outer membrane protein assembly factor BamA — translation MEALNNYNKNNTTNSSKIKWLTDTIKSAIAVAFLLIMPHLGFSQTSPINIDYGTPIEYEIGGINVVGAKFLDRNSLISITGLTVGEKIKIPGDEISNAVKKLWKQGILGDIRISVTEIQGTKAFLQIELKERARLSNFYFEGISKSQQSTLKDEVKLIRGRIVTDVMVKNTVNSLKSHYAEKGFRNADVKIIQEKDTVFSNSVKLKIKIDRGPKVKINDISFVGVTQIEEKKLLKKMKKTREKAPFRIFNPSKFTEIEYKNDKQALVNYYRENGFRNATIVEDSVWAHDDRTVNIRLKIDEGNKFYHRNIEWTGNYLYDDTYMSRVLGIQKGDVYNPTELSERLNFNPNGTDVTSLYMDDGYLFFTVEPVEVLVEGDSIDIEMRVFEGEQATINKVIVNGNTQTNDHVIYRELRTVPGEKFSRRDLIRTQRELATLGYFDPETIGINPIPNYADGTVDIVYDVTERPNDQIELSGGWGGYFGFVGTLGLVFNNFSARRLTNFKYWKPLPKGDGQRLNLRLQANGRQFQTYSISFTEPWLGGRKPNSFSINLNRSVQRLLDYNRTEYGSLKINGITVGLGRRLTWPDDWFTMQNSLSFLVYELDNYNRPEFGTYNTGNSYNFTFNTTIARNSIDNPTFPRSGSNISLSLSLTPPYSSFSGNSFSEIDDQSRFKWVEYHKWMFDNSWFISLIGKLVLNTRVNMGFLGQYGNQADKGLGPFERFILGGDGLSQNSFLLGTDIVGLRGYENNSILPVESDGTGGVVYNKYVMELRYPVSLNPSATIFVLAFAEGGNNWGDFYEFNPFKMYRSVGVGARVFMPAFGLLGVDWGYGFDDIPNRPGGNGGQFHFTLGQQFR, via the coding sequence ATGGAAGCATTGAACAACTATAATAAGAATAATACCACCAACTCAAGCAAAATTAAGTGGCTTACTGATACTATCAAATCTGCTATAGCTGTTGCTTTTTTACTTATCATGCCCCATTTGGGCTTTTCCCAAACTTCACCTATCAACATAGACTATGGCACGCCTATCGAATATGAAATAGGCGGTATAAACGTAGTAGGGGCTAAGTTCTTAGATAGAAATTCATTGATTTCAATTACAGGGCTTACCGTAGGGGAAAAGATTAAAATTCCTGGAGATGAAATCTCCAATGCCGTAAAGAAACTTTGGAAACAAGGTATTTTAGGAGACATCAGAATTTCTGTTACAGAAATTCAAGGAACCAAAGCATTTCTTCAGATAGAACTAAAAGAGCGAGCAAGGTTATCGAACTTTTATTTTGAGGGGATTTCTAAATCTCAACAATCTACATTGAAAGATGAAGTGAAACTGATAAGAGGTAGAATTGTGACGGATGTGATGGTTAAAAACACCGTAAACTCATTAAAGTCACATTATGCTGAAAAGGGTTTTAGAAATGCAGATGTCAAGATTATTCAAGAAAAAGACACTGTATTTAGTAATAGCGTGAAGCTGAAAATCAAAATTGACAGAGGACCTAAGGTCAAGATTAATGATATCAGTTTTGTAGGGGTAACCCAGATTGAGGAGAAAAAGCTTCTCAAAAAAATGAAGAAGACGAGGGAAAAAGCTCCTTTCAGAATCTTCAACCCTTCTAAGTTTACCGAAATAGAGTATAAAAACGACAAGCAGGCATTGGTTAATTACTATCGTGAGAACGGATTTAGAAATGCTACTATAGTTGAAGACTCTGTTTGGGCACACGATGACCGCACGGTAAACATTCGCCTTAAGATTGATGAAGGCAATAAGTTTTACCATAGAAACATAGAATGGACGGGAAACTACCTTTATGACGATACATACATGTCGAGGGTATTGGGTATTCAAAAAGGAGATGTATATAATCCTACCGAGCTTTCTGAAAGGTTGAACTTTAACCCGAACGGGACGGATGTTACGTCTTTGTACATGGATGATGGGTACCTTTTCTTTACTGTAGAACCTGTAGAAGTGTTAGTAGAAGGTGATTCTATTGATATAGAAATGAGAGTGTTTGAAGGAGAGCAGGCTACTATCAATAAAGTAATAGTAAATGGTAATACCCAAACGAATGACCACGTAATTTATCGAGAACTTAGGACTGTGCCAGGTGAGAAGTTTAGCCGTCGTGATTTGATCAGAACTCAGCGTGAACTTGCTACTTTAGGCTATTTTGATCCGGAAACTATTGGGATTAACCCTATACCAAATTATGCTGATGGTACTGTAGACATAGTATATGATGTGACAGAAAGACCAAACGACCAAATTGAGCTTTCTGGTGGTTGGGGTGGATATTTCGGCTTTGTAGGTACTTTAGGGCTTGTGTTCAATAACTTCTCTGCAAGAAGGCTTACTAATTTTAAGTATTGGAAACCCTTGCCAAAAGGTGATGGACAACGACTGAACTTAAGGTTGCAAGCAAATGGTAGGCAATTCCAAACGTATTCAATCTCTTTCACCGAGCCATGGTTAGGGGGAAGAAAACCAAACTCATTCTCTATCAACTTGAACCGATCTGTTCAGAGATTGCTCGATTACAACAGAACTGAATACGGTAGCCTGAAGATTAACGGTATTACTGTGGGACTTGGAAGAAGGCTTACTTGGCCAGATGACTGGTTTACCATGCAAAACTCTTTGAGCTTTTTGGTTTATGAATTGGATAACTATAATAGACCTGAGTTTGGAACTTATAATACAGGAAACTCTTATAATTTTACCTTTAATACAACTATAGCCAGAAATAGTATTGACAATCCGACTTTTCCGCGTAGTGGTTCAAATATTTCTCTTAGCTTGAGTTTAACTCCCCCTTATTCTAGTTTTTCTGGAAACAGCTTCTCTGAAATAGATGACCAGTCTCGATTCAAATGGGTAGAATACCACAAATGGATGTTTGATAATTCATGGTTCATTAGCCTAATAGGTAAATTGGTATTGAATACAAGGGTGAATATGGGCTTTTTAGGTCAATATGGAAACCAAGCAGACAAAGGGCTTGGTCCGTTTGAAAGGTTTATTCTTGGTGGAGATGGTTTGTCTCAAAACAGCTTCTTACTCGGAACGGACATAGTAGGGCTTAGAGGATATGAAAACAACTCCATTTTACCTGTAGAATCTGATGGAACTGGTGGTGTTGTTTATAACAAATACGTGATGGAGCTTCGTTACCCTGTTTCGCTCAACCCTTCTGCTACCATATTTGTACTTGCTTTTGCAGAAGGCGGAAATAACTGGGGAGATTTTTACGAATTCAATCCATTCAAAATGTACCGTTCGGTAGGTGTAGGAGCAAGGGTATTTATGCCAGCATTTGGTTTGCTTGGTGTTGACTGGGGCTATGGTTTTGATGACATTCCAAACCGTCCGGGAGGGAATGGAGGTCAGTTCCACTTTACACTTGGCCAGCAGTTTAGGTAA
- a CDS encoding 4Fe-4S dicluster domain-containing protein, translating to MAIIITDECINCGACEPECPNTAIYEGGVEWTWGGGTSLTTVDLEDGVSVSGEEAQEPISDEFYYIVSEKCTECTGFHEEPQCAAVCPVDCCVEDPDYVETKEELEAKKEWLHAE from the coding sequence ATGGCAATTATCATTACAGACGAATGCATCAACTGCGGTGCATGTGAGCCAGAATGCCCCAACACTGCCATCTACGAAGGAGGAGTCGAGTGGACATGGGGTGGTGGTACCAGTCTGACCACCGTTGATTTAGAAGATGGTGTGTCCGTATCGGGCGAAGAAGCTCAAGAACCTATCTCTGATGAGTTTTATTATATAGTCTCGGAAAAATGTACCGAGTGTACAGGATTCCACGAAGAGCCGCAATGTGCTGCTGTTTGTCCAGTTGATTGTTGCGTGGAAGATCCAGATTATGTGGAGACTAAAGAAGAATTGGAAGCCAAGAAAGAATGGCTTCATGCAGAGTAA
- a CDS encoding OmpH family outer membrane protein: MMPKNIKILVLAMMFPALGFSQKFGYMDSRAIVSQLPEYQQAETELQNLASGWKKELEDKQAEITVLREEFQAKEVLDTREKREELLLKIREKELEFKQLNQKYFGYQGLLFLKRQELVIPLQEKVLKAVETVGRKNRLEYVFDKASSVVIIYANPIHNYTELILTTLLPKEEEEEDYDPREQEEFKPEPADRSGYINTETIIAKMPGFLDVNAEMEGLEKLWIAQIAEKQSSLDSMKLAYEEEKVLLTKELRDEQEKLILEKVNELCEFKNERFGPEGLIYSRRQELMKPLQEKIFEATEKVANEKAVDFIFDKVGDVTMIYANPVHDYTDYVLEQLELGDPADVVK, translated from the coding sequence ATGATGCCTAAGAATATAAAGATATTGGTATTGGCTATGATGTTTCCAGCTTTGGGGTTCTCTCAGAAGTTTGGCTACATGGATTCAAGGGCGATAGTTTCTCAGCTACCAGAGTACCAACAAGCTGAAACCGAATTGCAAAACTTAGCTTCGGGATGGAAAAAAGAACTTGAAGATAAGCAAGCAGAAATAACGGTCTTGAGAGAAGAATTTCAAGCGAAAGAAGTATTAGATACAAGGGAAAAAAGAGAAGAGCTTTTACTTAAAATAAGGGAGAAAGAACTAGAGTTTAAGCAATTAAATCAAAAATACTTTGGATATCAAGGGCTGCTTTTTCTAAAAAGGCAAGAATTGGTTATACCTTTGCAAGAGAAGGTACTCAAGGCGGTAGAAACAGTGGGGAGAAAGAATAGGCTTGAATATGTTTTTGACAAGGCAAGTAGTGTAGTCATTATTTATGCTAACCCTATTCATAATTATACTGAACTGATTCTAACAACTCTTTTGCCTAAAGAGGAGGAAGAAGAAGACTACGACCCAAGGGAACAAGAGGAGTTTAAACCTGAACCAGCTGATAGATCTGGGTATATTAATACCGAGACTATTATAGCTAAAATGCCAGGATTCTTAGACGTGAACGCAGAAATGGAAGGGCTGGAAAAGTTATGGATAGCTCAAATAGCTGAAAAGCAAAGCTCCTTAGATAGCATGAAGCTAGCGTATGAGGAGGAAAAAGTTCTTTTGACAAAGGAACTGAGAGATGAACAAGAGAAGTTGATACTTGAAAAGGTAAATGAACTATGTGAGTTTAAAAATGAGCGCTTTGGACCTGAAGGTCTTATTTATTCGAGAAGACAGGAGTTGATGAAGCCTCTCCAAGAGAAAATATTTGAGGCTACGGAAAAGGTAGCCAATGAAAAGGCAGTTGATTTTATTTTTGATAAAGTGGGTGATGTGACCATGATCTATGCTAACCCTGTACATGATTATACAGATTATGTATTGGAACAACTAGAATTGGGCGACCCTGCTGATGTAGTGAAATAA
- a CDS encoding OmpH family outer membrane protein: MKFSSLLVLLFFFVTSQTVAQKVGHIHSEEVLSKMPEYIEALEEIDLLTKNWESEILQKQKELEKMKHDYLSDKPMLTLTMEEEMLGQIEVLENELREYQNKRFGYEGMLYLKREQLIEPVKAKMSEAVERVSKKNKVDFMFDLSADMVLPYASKGRNYTTKVLEQLGVVVSE; the protein is encoded by the coding sequence ATGAAATTTAGCAGTCTATTGGTCCTACTATTCTTTTTTGTGACTTCCCAAACGGTAGCGCAAAAGGTAGGGCATATTCATTCGGAAGAAGTGCTGAGCAAAATGCCTGAGTACATAGAAGCATTGGAAGAGATTGATTTGCTTACAAAAAACTGGGAATCAGAAATCCTTCAGAAGCAAAAAGAGCTTGAAAAAATGAAGCACGATTACCTTTCAGATAAGCCAATGCTCACGCTGACTATGGAAGAAGAAATGCTTGGACAGATAGAAGTATTAGAAAACGAGCTGAGGGAATACCAAAATAAAAGGTTTGGCTATGAGGGGATGCTTTATCTCAAAAGAGAGCAGCTTATAGAACCGGTAAAGGCGAAGATGAGCGAAGCAGTAGAGCGTGTAAGCAAGAAGAATAAAGTAGATTTCATGTTCGACCTTTCTGCTGATATGGTGCTTCCCTATGCTAGTAAGGGTAGAAATTATACCACTAAGGTGCTAGAACAGTTGGGGGTAGTTGTTAGTGAATGA
- a CDS encoding glucosaminidase domain-containing protein, which translates to MKKGFLFLLLISLLAKLSFSQSITPDQYIDRYKNAAVQSMHQNHIPASIILAQGILESGNGNSKLAQKGNNHFGIKCHDWTGPTIKIDDDRRNECFRKYSSVLDSYNDHALFLSSRDRYSSLFTLQLTDYKGWAKGLKKAGYATSPTYAKKLIDIIERYRLYEYDTANPSDYPVANNRPLIASTSAGAAGTAAVGGGVFASRAQDVFSINKKKCIKVMAGETKNSLALSLDIKVSKIENYNELGKGDKLKPGQVIFLEAKKSKAAKGNDYHTVKPGDSFYSISQKYGIQMEALLKKNNMWYGSELIPGDKLYLRKTKPLAGI; encoded by the coding sequence ATGAAGAAAGGATTCTTATTTCTACTTTTAATTTCATTGCTTGCCAAGCTTAGCTTTTCACAATCGATCACCCCTGACCAGTACATAGATAGGTATAAAAATGCCGCTGTTCAGAGCATGCACCAAAACCATATCCCTGCAAGTATTATACTTGCCCAAGGTATATTGGAATCGGGAAATGGCAATAGCAAGTTAGCACAAAAAGGGAACAACCATTTCGGGATTAAATGCCATGACTGGACTGGCCCTACCATCAAGATTGACGATGACAGAAGGAACGAATGCTTCAGAAAATATAGCTCTGTACTAGACTCGTACAACGACCATGCACTTTTCTTGAGCAGCAGGGATAGATACAGTTCGCTTTTTACCCTCCAGCTTACCGATTATAAAGGGTGGGCAAAAGGATTGAAAAAAGCGGGGTATGCAACTAGCCCCACGTACGCAAAAAAACTAATCGACATTATAGAAAGGTATAGGCTCTATGAATATGATACTGCCAACCCTAGCGATTACCCTGTTGCCAACAACAGGCCACTGATAGCCTCTACATCTGCTGGAGCCGCAGGAACAGCTGCTGTAGGCGGAGGCGTATTTGCCTCCAGAGCCCAAGACGTATTCTCTATCAACAAAAAGAAGTGCATCAAAGTAATGGCCGGGGAAACAAAAAACAGCTTAGCACTTTCACTCGATATAAAAGTTTCGAAAATAGAAAACTACAACGAACTGGGCAAAGGGGACAAGCTAAAGCCTGGACAAGTGATTTTCCTTGAGGCCAAAAAGTCGAAGGCTGCTAAAGGAAATGATTACCATACGGTGAAACCAGGCGACTCATTCTATTCTATCTCTCAAAAATACGGTATCCAGATGGAAGCTTTACTAAAGAAAAATAATATGTGGTATGGATCTGAGCTGATACCAGGCGACAAGTTATACTTAAGAAAGACTAAGCCATTAGCTGGAATATAG
- a CDS encoding TerB family tellurite resistance protein — protein sequence MDNVIKGSTAAKTIYGIEDVPSDTWLNYAYALLVIAGSDHEVSSAEMKWLMSDFIAIINAPEDFIKEVKAFDFKKASLESILPNIKFNVDINYKRVLLYDAIKMAYADDVYAESEKKAVISAAKLLNVPVFLANTLEGLVRTEKSIETTRKSIFEVETLDWEELRSKPGVEMRKTTPLVKQTFGIEETTDAIDLNYGYALMIIAGADGVVSEAEKNWYKNEFARMYKTPDHIIEKVLAVDFKELRLEKVISDLSSDISINHAKTLLYSSIKMARADQDYAEEEKEAVRKAAEHLHIPSNIANTMNYLIDAENKIEKMRKTLFELRNS from the coding sequence ATGGATAACGTAATCAAAGGTTCTACAGCTGCCAAAACGATTTATGGGATAGAAGATGTCCCTTCGGATACTTGGCTGAACTATGCTTATGCTTTGCTGGTGATTGCCGGTTCGGACCATGAGGTTTCGAGTGCAGAAATGAAATGGTTAATGAGTGATTTTATTGCCATTATCAATGCTCCTGAAGACTTTATAAAAGAGGTGAAGGCATTTGATTTTAAAAAAGCTAGCCTAGAATCGATACTACCCAACATAAAATTTAATGTTGATATCAATTATAAAAGAGTGCTTTTATACGATGCAATAAAAATGGCCTATGCAGATGACGTATATGCCGAAAGTGAGAAAAAAGCGGTAATCAGCGCCGCTAAACTATTGAATGTCCCTGTGTTTTTAGCCAATACCCTAGAAGGGCTGGTAAGGACAGAAAAGTCTATTGAAACTACAAGAAAATCCATTTTTGAGGTAGAAACATTAGACTGGGAAGAGCTGAGGTCGAAGCCTGGCGTGGAAATGAGGAAAACGACTCCGTTGGTAAAACAAACTTTTGGAATTGAAGAAACAACCGATGCAATTGACCTCAATTATGGTTATGCTCTGATGATTATTGCCGGGGCGGATGGTGTAGTTTCCGAAGCTGAGAAGAACTGGTATAAAAATGAGTTTGCTAGAATGTATAAAACACCTGACCATATTATTGAGAAGGTACTAGCGGTTGATTTCAAGGAGTTGCGCTTAGAAAAAGTAATTTCTGATCTTTCGTCTGATATATCAATTAATCATGCGAAAACGCTTTTGTATAGCTCGATTAAAATGGCTCGTGCAGATCAAGATTATGCTGAAGAAGAGAAAGAGGCGGTAAGAAAAGCCGCAGAGCATTTACATATTCCTTCGAACATAGCCAATACGATGAACTATTTGATAGACGCAGAAAATAAAATAGAGAAAATGAGGAAAACCTTATTTGAACTAAGGAATTCATAA